Genomic DNA from Telopea speciosissima isolate NSW1024214 ecotype Mountain lineage chromosome 2, Tspe_v1, whole genome shotgun sequence:
CACTCCTGGCAACCACAGCAATCACCCTGAGTTCGATTATTGGTGTATTCGTGAGCAGTTCTACAAATTCATATACTTCTCCATTGAGATTGGTTTACGGCAATAAGTTTCCTATGGTATCTTCAATCAAGTACTTCTCCATCTTGCTTTGCTTCCTTGTTGCTTTCCTGTGTAATGTTCAGTCTATTAGATACTACGCCCATGTTAGCTTCTTGGTTACATTGCCAACATTGAAAGACAAAAAGGACTCTGTGGCGTATGTTGCTCGGAGTTTGAACCGTGGGAGCTTCTTCTGGTCGCTTGGATTGCGAGCTTTCTACCTATcattccctctctttctttggaTTTTTGGGCCTATACCCATGTTTGTTTGTTGCTGCTTGATGTCATTTATTCTGTATTTCTTGGATATAACAACAGGAATGACAAGGAAACTTCATACTTATTCTTTTAGTGATGAGGTTAaaggtgatggtgatggtgatggtgatgttgAATCCATCCATAGAGTTGCAATAGTGTAAGATGGTTAAAGAAATTAAGGGTTTAGTTTTGTAAATgtcattaatttcaactttgtTAGCCCTCTTACAGGATTATTGCATATGATCTGGGCTTAGTTGATTACTTGAATTAGAAATCAGGACAAGCCGGATACCATTTTGCCATTGATACATACCGTTCCACCGATACTTTATCAGTAAGATGCGGCATTTTCGATACCGTCTGGGTTTTGGTTGCTTCTTGGGACAAAGTGGTCGAATTGGATCTTCTACTTTTACGTGCATAAAATATCAAGGAGAAATAATAGAAAGAATAGTTATAGGCTAGgagtttttataattattttatgtTATCTAAGTGATTATGTTTTATGTGGGTAAAATAGTTGGGAGTCGTGGTTAGTTATGGAGATAGTTCGATAACTATCCAAATCTGTATCCTTGTTTAGAGTTGAAGAATGTAATGGAAAAAGGGACTAAGACTTTGATAATTTGTCTTCCTACAATTTCTATGTTATCTTTATTTCTATGctccttattttctctctttgtaTTTTATCTCTCTTCCCACCATGTGTGTATGCAACAATTGATATTCAAAACCAAACAAGGTGGAGCAATTGATGGAGTAATACTTTATCTCGGTTCCTCTCTAAGGAGTTTCTTCATTGACAAGCAATGCTCGACCAATGAATTTCTAAGAAGAAACCAAATGCGAGGTGTTTCATCGATTCAAGCAACTTGGAAGAATTAGAAACCATGAAGATTCAGTTTCCTAATTGGTCTTGAGGATCAAATCCGTATCCTCATTTATCCAATTTTCTATGTTATCTTTATCTCTAtgtccctattttctctctttgtaTTTTATCTCTCTTCCCACCATGTGTGTACACAAcatgttatgtatgtctcaaagtcttttcTTATACCTGTTTTGAAGAATGACCCACTTCGACGTTTTTTATGGTGATTCAAATGGAACTGTTTTTGAGATCTATTATGGTAGCTGAGGACTTGGTTCGACCcgatccgatggaggagtatttatattctttatcCGTCTTATTGTATAGATGATGTAAGACTTTGGAGTTATCGATTTAGGGATCTAGGAGAGTAGTAGTGTcgtttttgggtgttcttgagagatctccaccgtaactttctccgatttacatagtgaaacatcttcagcttcacccgtggacgtagcacaccatattggtgtgtgaaccacgttaaatctctgtgtcatcttggtctgttttcatttttgttcGTGCATTGTTTGATGTTTGTTCTAACGTCTACCTCTCATCTTAAAATgattaattattcaaaacaaTACCATCCCTAATGAAACTAAAaatttctcttcctcctaagaAATTTAGCATCAGAGAAAATTAATGAACTTTAGAGCACAAGGCCAAGGTTGGGAAAGATTGATCGACCCAATTTTGTACGAAGTTTAGTAGTTCGAGTTGCACTTCTGAGAGGAGAAGATAATTATACTTTTAGGtcctctttggtttgatttctatttcttaatATATGGACCATTAAAAATATTAATTGAAGAAGGAACTAAGTGCCCGTTTGATAATCTTATgagtgtttctgttctggttatgtgctgagaaacagtaaaacaattttttcattttctgtgctgagaaaccgtttttgacccgtttggtaaacttgttcttggaaacaagcaaaacctttttttaaaaaaaaataaaaaattaacaagaggatatgtttggcacacttttccaattttacaaaagagcatagtgaaccaatataggagtttttatcgggcacatttttccaattttcagcTAAGAAACGACAGTCAAAAGTTTttcagggagcataaattttgatttatgtttctaaaaacagtcacaaaaaacacttcgttatcaagcgggctctaaAATAACTCGTCTTTTATACTTACTACAAAAGTATAAGAAATCTTGTTGGTATTTTTAATTCCTGTGTGGGAAAAAAATCTCTACTGTATTTAGTAAGTCTTTAAGCTAGTTACAGAATGATATATAGATATGATCAaagaattttgtttttgttcaaaCTTTTCCCTTCAACATTCTCCATCCATAAAGTACTATAAGTGCATTCTTCTAACCAATAGATAAAGCtgccaaacaaaagaaaaaaaaatgaaacagatTAAAGCTAGTATTGTCAAATATACAATAATCGATAAATGTAAGAACAAAATTTTGTTGCTATGTTCCTACTACAAGGCTGACAGCCAAGGAATGGGATTTTAAAgggtatttaaaaaaattctaaaacataggagggtatttattaaaccaaaggggaagtgaattattctatttccttggctgctagccttgtagcaagtagcaggaacattcctactaCAAGTGTACCAGCAAAATGTTTTCCTAAATGTAGTATTTAGGGCATAGCTATACCTCCATCAGAATAGTGGAAGCTCTGGTGAAAGATGATTGGCGCAGTTCGCCCTACGGTTTTTGGTGAGGCAGCGGCTGCTGATAATGAAGATGAAGGTGAGGGGATCAGGGATGGTGGCAAGGAGGGAGCAGATGTGGCTCTGCAGATTGGAATCTCGGATCCTAATCCAAGTAGTGATTTTTTAGATGTTCCTCTTTCGATTTCTGGTCATGCGACCGCTGGTAAGTCCTTTGTAGTGGTAGTGGCTGGTAGTGTTCTTCTGAATGTGGATAACCTTCAGATCCGATACATGAATGCCAATGACGAGGGTCATCATACCACAAAAGTAGAACAGATCTTTAAGTTCAGATTTGCTCTTATTGGTAGATTAAATCTGCTCTTGGTATCCATGGAGGATTTGAGGAGTTCTATTAAGGAGTCTTTTGGGGGCTTAAAGAGAAGGTGGAGATCATTCCTATCGGCAAAGGTTTCATTATCTTTAGGTTTTCTTTtgggatctagatcctctacttccgaaCTGCCGCTACTTCCGTGCGCCCCATACACAGCAAGGTGgaaaagaccaccttaccccctctcgggcaggggtaaggcggtcttttcgccaccttgctgtgtctgggGCACAAACGGCGGtatgggcagctcggcagtagaggagcCCGGCGGTTTCTTTTGAGAGTGATATAACGATGAACTGGAAGAGAAGTCCGATCAAAGTGCTTGGCCAATTGATGAAATTTCAGAGATGGGAAcctgatttcaatattaatgtTAACTATCTATCCATGAATCTCATCTGGGTGAGATTCTCCGATCTGCCATTCGAGTACTGGCATACATATATACTTCTTTCCTTTGCTAAGGCAATTGGTAGGCTGGTGGCTTTAGATCAGTAGATAAGGGCTTTCTTGGTGGGGCACCTTGTGAGGGTGTTGGTGGACATTGAAATCAGAGGAGATTGGGTTGAAAGGCATCGTGTGGGATTGTCGGATCCAATCTCTTTCATACAAATTAATGGTTGTGTATGAGGATGGAATGGAGCATTGTGGCTTCTGCAAAAGGGTGGGTCATTCGATTATTCATTgtaaggagaagaaggggacgGATTTGAGAAACCATTCTACCTTTGTGAATGGTGATTAGAACTCTTAGTATGATAATGAGGAGGATAAGGTGGGGGCCGGAGACAATAATAGAGGTTATCAGATCTACAGATCCAAGTCCTGCGAGGCAAGCTTCTCAGTCTAGCTAGGTTCGTCAAGGTTCCTAATGCATATCAAATAGTGATGATTCTCTACCAAACTCAGAGAGATCTATATCTTCTGCTGGGTCTGATAATGAGAAGGTGCAAGAGTCGGATCTAGATTGCACTTCGTAGGACGTGAGGAGATCAATTTAGTCTGAGATACATGTTCCTGATTTAATGCAGCGACAGCTTGATCAGGCCATTGCCATAGGAGGTGGCTGTGTGTAGACACCAAGGTTCAGAAACTCGTCTCGACTCAGTGTCTTGATTAGGTCGAGACAACCGAGATCTCAATGAGGCagtgtaatatttttttttcatttcggtGGACAAATGACCAtagttggctccaaaactttaagggaagtTTGTTTGAGGCTTAATAAAAATattcaaatcttcaaattgtgaaaaaaaaaaacacccaatttggtgttggatttgcaccattggtTGGCAATAAACGTCGAATTCTTAATGTAATATTCTCTATtttacacattgtttgagtggtatgagacataattgaaaagtaaaacaaataaattatgcaataatggatgaagacacataatattgaataattatttaagaaatacttaaagacttaaagtttctactacaaagtATAGTGAAGTGAATAATGCATATTATTGATTATATAGACACCCAACAAATATAGTGAAcaatacataagtcatagacaccctagtcttccacgtcccaacaatacaatactatgagtATATGACTGTATACCGACATGAACTATGACGTGCTAGGTCgagtccactcatggtccgaTGGTCCATGAGggatgatgtggcaaaaaaaaaaaaaaaaaaaaaaaaaaaaaatcaagttccAAGCTTTTTCCCCCTTCTCCAGGTCCAAACCCACGAAACTATCGAGTTTTCTTCGAAATTTCGAAGAATGGATCAGACCTTGCCTATATATAAGGTGATTTGTACCATTTTGGCGACACGTTACAAAGTGTATTGAAATCTCGCTGAAATTTCGGCTGAGTTTACTGAAGCAATGCAGAATTTAGATCTCATAAGAGATCTTGTCTCAACCATgtcgagattctcgagttttctaagatctcgccaagatcttggcaagttttagaactatggtaGACACGCCATTTTGTCTCCCCTAAGTGACCCTAAACGATGTTGAGCTCTGAATCTATTTCAAAGTGGAGAgttttgtgtttttattttagtaaacAAAAGAGTTCACCATTGAGTCGACTTAAgggatttggctcctctccttgaagggcatcgcccaatgagtgttcaatgaggcatccaacggttggactgtaccgcacacatctcggtgtgCGCCCAATCAGCCATCGGGATGTGTGCGGTATAACCCAAcctttggatgcctcattgggcgatgccttcaaggagaggagcccaatccggACTTAAGACGCAAGTTTGTTGTGTCAGGTCTTTCTGTTtccaggaatttttttttcatgcgcTCCCCAAGATCCTTCTTCACTCATCTAAACAACCCAGTAATAACCCAACCTAGTTTCAGGTGTGATAGCTCACTCAATATGGCACCATTCCAACTGAAATTTGAGGATTAAGCTCCTAACCCTCAGCCCTTATGAATAAATTCAATAATGGGCTAAATAATCAGATGCAATAATAGTAGGAAATCCCTGAAAGTAACAAGGGCAGTAGTTACAGGTTCAACTCTGGTTACTAAACCCAAAGTGGACAGGATAGGTTGCCAACAATAAAGGTATCGATGCACAGATCTATCTCAGGAACACTGCTGTATGTATTCCACCGTTATAATTGCTGGCCGAACGGAGATggtgaagaagaggaggaaagtCTCAAATGTATCGTTTTTAGGGTTCAAAGCTTAAAAAACCTAACCTGTAAAGGACAGGGTTGGCCGGGACTGAACCCAAATGCTGGCCCAGCCTgaccttgaccctgaccctgaccctggccTGAAAATTTCAGCCCTAACTGAAAACACCGAAATCATGGATTCCATAACACTATATCCTTGTACGGTATTTCTTCAAACTAGTTCAGGGCATAGTTCAATATATATATtcgaaacaaacaaacaaacagaacagaacagaatGTGTCTTCTTGATAGTTCGATATATATATTGCTGTTGTATGGAGGGCTAGGAATGAGGTATCGGTATTAATATCAGGCTGATACAAATCCAGATAGGCTGGTATTGGTCTAAATCGGTCAATTTTACgcatattttttaataaaaattgaatttttgatgattttacCTTTGATCCGATAGTGATACtcaatccgataccgatacctcaatccATGGTGAAGGgttttagaataaaaaatttcaagaatgAAGAATCTATCCGTGGCTTCATGCATGTAAAAATCTATTCATAGTGAAACTCTTGTTTTCTCTTTCCGAGGATGTAGGGGGTTTTGCTGAAACAGATAGATTGTGTGTCATATTCTTTACTATACACACAACACAACAGCATGTGTTGTGTGGAGGGTTTCAAAATAAGAAGGTAGAGAATCTATCCCTGACTTCATGCTTGTAAAAATCCATTCATAGTGGAACTCTTGTTTTCCGTGGATTTAGGGGTTTTTGCTGAACCAGGTTTATTGTGTGTCTTTTTCTTCACTAAAGTAtgttttttctctctatttGCTTGCTTGTCATTGATTTTTGCAGCAAGGTTGTTATTCTTATAGTTTGGTTGTACTGAAAAACAACATTTATAGATATTGGATTCACCTCTGCCGAGCGAGAATCTTGGAGAGCTCGTAGTGGGAAGGGTAGAGTAGCAAAGAAAAGGAATCTTCTAGAACTGATGAAGTTGGGCAGAAAGAACAAACATTTGGCATCTACGAGCTTTTGCTTTAGAATCCTGGAACTGAAATTGTAGGGTTGTGGACTAGTTCAGTTATCCTCCTTGGCTCCTTGCGGTACCAAGTTCTCTTTGTATCCTCAGTGGATTCCCCTGCTAgtttgatttgtaacaatgattttgCTAGAcactctatttatccattgatttcaatattagttatcttctccTTGCAATTCATTCCTTTTGTTCTGGTTACAACATgaacatatcaaatcaatttccctattcttgattgtttatttgtttgacTTGAGAAGATGATTTAAAGTATTTTTAACCTAAGCTTTCTTCAATATAGgctatgaatgtaagattttatTATAgcttaaattaaaaaacaaaccGATCTAAACCGATAATAGCCCAAtactaaaaaaatttgaaataaacCGAAACCGTATCGAACTAAAATCAAAACTGACCGAAAACCAAAGTTCCTTaagagtttggttttggtctcactcaGTCCCAAACCGAACCCGATTCAGCCGGACCGAAACCAGACTTAACCGAttgtttgacacccctaattaaAACGATTTCAATTTGCAATTCACAACCTTACCGAAAAGCTTACGAGTTATGGAATATGAGGAATAGCATAATCCTTGGATAATAGCATGTCTCAACTCTGAACTTATGAACAAGAGCATAATCCCTTTGTGAGCGGGGaatcttcacgtacgtgagcgtaCGTGAATGACTCACAATCGCTCAGATGGGTCTGTAAGAATATTCTATCTGAATGGCTGTGAGTCGTTCAGAGCGTACGTGAAGAGTCACCGGACTCGATCCCTTATCAAGAAGGGAAACAGAGAGAATAACGCAAGCGAACTATAAAAGGAATGGTAATCTCTTTTTGGCTATTCGCATATCATCTTTGCGGAAAAAGGAATTTCTTTTTACTGAATCAACCAACCGTTCGATGAATTGCGTAAACCAAATTTGGctgaaaaataaaagggtaTTCTTTTAACTGAATCAAAACCGAACCTACTTACACCCTTACCTAGTACTAACTATTAGTGGGGTGTTCCTTACTTCGTCTGCTTAAGGATAAGGTACTTGCTATACAGAGAGACTGATCCATTGATCaatccagagagagagagcaagatgGTGTTGGAGGAGGAGGACGTAGATTTGGTGCTGGTACCAATGGGTCTGTTGGTGATGGCGATCTATCACGGCTGGCTTCTCATCACCATCCGCCACACCCCAGAACGCACTGTCATAGGCCTCAACGCCGCTGGTAGGCATCAGTGGGTCATCTCTATGATGGCTGTAAGTTTCCTTTCCCcccttctttcacttctcttttttttccttcttcagtAACCTTTGGCAGAACATAGAGATAAAGAGAGACCATGAAGATCATCTGATCCCCTCTCTCTCACTTGAATCAATAATCTGTGATTGGTTTGTGGCTCCCCAGTCAGGAATTGGGTGCTTTCAACTTTAAGAATAGTctataagattaaaaaaataaataaataaaaggaccTCCACTTGCTGAGGGAGGTGGTCCCTTACTAACTGAATTCCGGCCCTTGGAGTTTATAGATATTGTTGGTTTAGAATTATCTCAATTATAACATTAGCAAGTCAGAGAGATATTTTACaaagagaaaattgaaaaatgaaGTATCTGGTTTGATCTTCTACGGCCGGGCAGCATAGCGGCTATTGTCCGGCCACACACAGGCAGGGGCCACACACTAccaaaggggaaagagaggggGAAATGGTGTCTTTTCAATGACACAAATGTCAGTTGAAGAGTCGAActccaaccaaccgagctagcGGCTGTTCATGCATACATAATTGTTGAGGCGACACAAATGGTGGCTAAGTGTCTAGCAGCCTAGGTTCCCTAGCCATGGATGCTATAATAagatttataattatttgatgTAATACAATTAATTTAATGTACAAATATCAATGCAAATGATATATAATTATGTTGTTGGTGGTTTAATTTAAGAAAATcaacaaatgataaaaaaaagtataagatataatataagcatattcataaaAAGATTTGTCTACATGGTATCTCgttaggtgtatttagaatgtgacaccttcatttaattttcccttgttttattctcaaaagttctttatGTTAAAGATATAAAAaggattttaaaaataattttaaagtgatttgtcattatgtcattatcgaAAGTTGTCATTGTCACACATTTTTTAATagacatgtgaaatgacagtaTTTGCCTTTGATGTAAAAATTTGTgtaaaagtaaggttacaaattctTGGAGACCCCTCACCCTACCGTGCTTATATTTCCAACCCTCTCTGCAATCCCCATCTTCTCCCAGCCCGCACTCCACCCTACATCTCCCTCCCCTGTCCTTCAACACCATTGTcacattgttttttttaaatcataatttctctgtttaaaaaaattaataataattcaTGTGAAAGCGCAGTGTAAGCCTACCTCAAAGGACTTGgctccatagttgtcacggcgtcatggcgatccaagttggtggaggggtgtctgatcgatatatcgacacgtcgcctgccatggcgatcatgttgACCAtggaaaaattttaattaaatccaaagttgaatggcaaactagtagataaatcaagatttataagagcaatggtaggattttaactaaatccaaagttgaattgcaaactagtagataaatcaagatttataagagcaatggtagaattgtaattaatctgaaattgtaaaggagtggcagaatTATAATTTAATGAggttaaagagaaaactgaatgggtTAAACAGActagcaatagagaatataaggggttttatataaataatataagttgtccttacttgcaattttaaagattTAATGTCtgcttcaaccttgcaataacacgacAGAAAGGGAGGTAGAGAGGCAGTAAACTGGAGTGGTTCCAGTAGAGGAAACTCCTTATGAAGAcgattctccctgcaatttctggaacaCAATCGCAGCACCAAGGTCTGCCGATCCCAACGAGAAATAGCCCCAGAATTCTActggcaaccgaatggtgagatctgaaatcagatctgacgaatgtcttagttgcaggttactAAACCAAGGCTAATATAGGAGATTTTGGGAAGCAGGGAGTGGGTCTAAAGttggagaagaaacaaaaaattaaagaaaaaatcgaagagggaaagagagacagaacGCCATGGTGTAGGTCGATATGTACAGACCTCCAACGCCAGGACGTCATGGCGGCACCATGgcgatgccatgacaactatgcttggcTCAGGTTCACGTACAAGAAGATTCTCATACACTTGCAAGCCATCCAAGTGGAATCCACTCCtctggattccatctgaatggcTTGCAGATGTTTTCGTACGTGAACCTGAGCCGGCCTCTACTTAGCTTAGAGAGCTTTTTCgcaaaaaaattaataacaatTTCACCCTAGGTTGCTAGGCGGCTAGATCTTGGATTGGGTCTATCATGGACAAATAAGTCTCTGaaaccgcccccccccccccctaagaCTTAAGGAGGACCAGGTACTTTTAGAGCCCATGCTGACATATATTTGGTGAATTTCTTAGCACTAGTGTGACCGGGCCTGGGCATCAGTAATGACTGTGAACTCAATTGTTTTAAGTATAAACTAAGTATCAATTATCATTGAAAcccaatttttttcttaattaattaaattagtTTGCTAATTacaattttgtttattaggaTCCAATGAAGAACGGAATTTTAGCAGTTCAAACAATTCGCAACAACATAATGGCATCTACACTCCTAGCAACCACAGCAATTACTATCAGTTCAATAATTGGTATATTCGTGATGAGCAGCTCTAACAACTCCAAGATCTCTCCATCCAGATTGGTTTACGGCAACAAGTTGTCCATAGTATCTTCGATGAAGTACTTCTCCATCATGATTTGCTTCCTTGTTGCTTCTCTTTGTAACGTCCAGTCTATCAGATACTACGCCCAAGTTAGTATCTTGATTACCTTGCCTACTTTGAAAGACAAAAGGGAATTGGTGACTTACGTTGCTCTGAGTTTGAAACGTGGGATCTTCTTTTGGTCACTTGGATTGTGAGCTTTCTACCTTATcgttccctctctttctttggaTTTTCAGGCCCATACCGATGTTTCTGTGTTGCTGTTTGATGTCGTTTATGCTATATTTCTTGGATACAACCACAGGGAGTACAAGGAAACTTCATATTCGTTCTTTCAGAGATGAGAAAGAAGGTGGTGATgatattgaattgattcatcATCAAACTGCAGCTTAAAGAAAGTGGTGAAAGCTGATAACGGAACACCCGATCACCATATTAAATTGCAGCAATAAGAAGTGTTTGATATAtgtggtttaaaacaaaaaggaaaatagaaagttcATGTAGCCAAGCTTTGGCTAGCTAACATATTTCTGGGAAAAATTGTCAGTTTTCTTAAAGATTCGTCAATAAGGTGTGAAAGTTCAATAGGCATGtattgtttggtttaaatccaATGTCTTTAGGCAATCTATTACTACATTGGGTTGCTTAGCTGAAGCTTTTCATACAGCTGATCAACTTTTTAAGAGAGCAATTGAGGTTCCTCGAGCAATTGCTTTTGTTGGGCAGGTTTGGAAAGTGgagatcatattttttttaaagtgctCATTCTTTCTTGTTGCTAGAAGATCATCTttattaagagaaagaaaagtgaaaaaagaaagtaCAAGCAAAATGAAGCTACCCCTACCTTTGGGCAAGGTCATCAGCAGGGGGAGGAATCATCTACCCCTAGACAACAAACTAAAAAAAGCGAAATCTTGGTCTATGCAGAGCATCGACCTGCAGCTCTTCTTGAATCAGAGGGGGGAAGCCTTGGAGAGAGGGTAGATGCATT
This window encodes:
- the LOC122649962 gene encoding uncharacterized protein LOC122649962 isoform X1: MEEQEVDLVLVPMGLLVMAIYHGWLLVTIRRTPERTVIGLNAASRHQWVLSMMADPMKNGVLAVQTLRNNIMASTLLATTAITLSSIIGVFVSSSTNSYTSPLRLVYGNKFPMVSSIKYFSILLCFLVAFLCNVQSIRYYAHVSFLVTLPTLKDKKDSVAYVARSLNRGSFFWSLGLRAFYLSFPLFLWIFGPIPMFVCCCLMSFILYFLDITTGMTRKLHTYSFSDEVKGDGDGDGDVESIHRVAIV
- the LOC122649962 gene encoding uncharacterized protein LOC122649962 isoform X2; this encodes MGSLYDGLKNGVLAVQTLRNNIMASTLLATTAITLSSIIGVFVSSSTNSYTSPLRLVYGNKFPMVSSIKYFSILLCFLVAFLCNVQSIRYYAHVSFLVTLPTLKDKKDSVAYVARSLNRGSFFWSLGLRAFYLSFPLFLWIFGPIPMFVCCCLMSFILYFLDITTGMTRKLHTYSFSDEVKGDGDGDGDVESIHRVAIV
- the LOC122649963 gene encoding LOW QUALITY PROTEIN: uncharacterized protein LOC122649963 (The sequence of the model RefSeq protein was modified relative to this genomic sequence to represent the inferred CDS: deleted 1 base in 1 codon; substituted 1 base at 1 genomic stop codon), with translation MVLEEEDVDLVLVPMGLLVMAIYHGWLLITIRHTPERTVIGLNAAGRHQWVISMMADPMKNGILAVQTIRNNIMASTLLATTAITISSIIGIFVMSSSNNSKISPSRLVYGNKLSIVSSMKYFSIMICFLVASLCNVQSIRYYAQVSILITLPTLKDKRELVTYVALSLKRGIFFWSLGLXAFYLSFPLFLWIFRPIPMFLCCCLMSFMLYFLDTTTGSTRKLHIRSFRDEKEGGDDIELIHHQTAA